In Streptomyces nodosus, one DNA window encodes the following:
- a CDS encoding TetR family transcriptional regulator, giving the protein MDTTQRTDQQRSADRRRRELLEAADRVVLRDGPGASMNAIAAEAGITKPILYRHFGDKGGLYAALAKRHTDALLDSLRAALDAPAERRQRVESTLDTYLAAIEARPQVYRFLMHPAEGGSQHDQGFDTGRHAIPLLRRMGEELAQVIEDRLELGPGSHQLARVWGHGIVGMMHAAGDWWLGDRPCSRAELVRSLADLLWGRLAVAGDRVGSPGF; this is encoded by the coding sequence ATGGACACCACACAGCGGACCGATCAGCAGCGGTCCGCCGACCGCCGCCGGCGAGAGCTGCTGGAGGCCGCCGACCGAGTGGTGCTGCGCGACGGCCCCGGGGCCTCGATGAACGCCATCGCCGCCGAGGCCGGCATCACCAAGCCGATCCTCTACCGTCACTTCGGCGACAAGGGCGGTCTGTACGCCGCGCTCGCCAAGCGCCACACCGACGCGCTGCTCGACTCGCTGCGGGCGGCGCTGGACGCCCCGGCCGAGCGCCGGCAGCGGGTCGAGTCCACCCTGGACACCTACCTCGCGGCGATCGAGGCACGGCCCCAGGTCTATCGCTTCCTGATGCATCCGGCCGAGGGCGGTTCACAGCACGACCAGGGCTTCGACACGGGCCGGCACGCCATCCCGCTGCTGCGCCGGATGGGCGAGGAACTGGCTCAGGTCATCGAGGACCGGCTGGAGCTCGGCCCGGGCAGCCATCAGCTCGCCCGGGTGTGGGGACATGGCATCGTCGGCATGATGCACGCGGCCGGCGACTGGTGGCTGGGCGACCGGCCCTGCTCACGGGCGGAGTTGGTGCGGAGCCTGGCGGACCTGCTGTGGGGGCGGCTGGCCGTCGCCGGGGACCGGGTGGGGAGCCCCGGGTTCTGA
- the def gene encoding peptide deformylase: MRRASIPGTRGRVRPVTLLGESVLQTPCAQVTDFGPELARLVEDMFATMYAARGVGLAANQIGEPLRVFVYDCPDDEEVRHLGHVVNPRLVAADGVVLRGPEGCLSLPGLEAGTERYDRAVVEGFTVDGEPVTVEGTGWFARCLQHECDHLDGGLYVDRLSGRRQRRVMRRWSRRKP; encoded by the coding sequence ATGCGAAGAGCCTCCATCCCGGGCACCCGAGGGCGCGTCCGGCCTGTCACCCTGCTCGGCGAGAGCGTGCTGCAGACGCCGTGTGCGCAGGTCACCGACTTCGGTCCCGAACTGGCCCGGCTGGTGGAGGACATGTTCGCCACCATGTACGCCGCCCGGGGCGTGGGGCTGGCGGCGAACCAGATCGGTGAGCCGCTGCGGGTGTTCGTGTACGACTGCCCGGACGACGAGGAGGTCCGCCATCTGGGGCATGTGGTGAACCCACGGCTGGTGGCGGCGGACGGTGTGGTGCTGCGCGGCCCCGAGGGATGCCTCTCCCTACCGGGCCTGGAGGCGGGGACGGAACGGTACGACCGCGCGGTCGTCGAGGGGTTCACGGTGGACGGCGAGCCGGTGACGGTGGAGGGCACCGGGTGGTTCGCCCGGTGTCTGCAGCACGAGTGCGACCACCTCGACGGGGGTCTGTACGTGGACCGGCTCAGCGGCCGGCGGCAGCGCCGGGTGATGCGGCGGTGGAGCCGCAGAAAGCCCTGA
- a CDS encoding cytochrome P450 yields the protein MAEETITDCMPPVREWPVTDLAGVDFDPFLAQLMREGPVTRIKLPNGEGWAWLVTRHDDVRTVANDPRFSRAAVMEQQVTRLAPHFIPQPGAVGFLDPPDHTRLRRAVATAFTARGVERVRDRARRMLDELVDELLQDGPPADLVASVLSPFPIAVICELMGVPATDRQKMHAWTQLILSSSHGAKVSEEAKDEMGAYFADLIGRREGSAGEDVTSLLGGALGLGEVTLDEAVGLAVLLQIGGEAVTNNSGQMFYLLLTRPELAERLRAEPEIRRQAIDELLRYLPHRNAVGLSRIALEDVEIQGVRIRAGDAVYVSYLAANRDPGVFPDPETIDVERYPNSHVAFGFGPHYCPGGMLARLESELMVDALLDRVPGLRLSVEPDQVPFRKGALIRGPEALPVMW from the coding sequence ATGGCCGAGGAAACGATCACCGACTGCATGCCGCCGGTGCGCGAATGGCCGGTCACGGACCTGGCCGGCGTGGACTTCGACCCGTTCCTCGCGCAGTTGATGCGCGAGGGCCCGGTCACCCGGATCAAGCTGCCCAACGGTGAGGGCTGGGCCTGGCTGGTGACCCGCCACGACGATGTGCGGACGGTCGCGAACGACCCCCGCTTCAGCCGTGCGGCGGTCATGGAGCAGCAGGTCACCCGGCTCGCTCCGCACTTCATCCCGCAGCCCGGCGCGGTCGGCTTCCTGGACCCGCCCGACCACACCCGGCTGCGTCGCGCGGTCGCGACGGCCTTCACGGCACGCGGCGTGGAGCGGGTGCGCGACCGGGCGCGGCGGATGCTCGACGAACTCGTCGACGAACTCCTCCAGGACGGGCCGCCCGCGGACCTGGTCGCCTCGGTGCTCAGCCCCTTCCCCATCGCCGTGATCTGCGAGCTGATGGGGGTCCCGGCCACCGACCGGCAGAAGATGCACGCCTGGACCCAGCTGATCCTGTCCTCCTCGCACGGGGCGAAGGTCTCCGAGGAGGCCAAGGACGAGATGGGCGCGTACTTCGCCGACCTCATCGGCCGCCGCGAGGGCAGCGCGGGAGAGGACGTCACCTCGCTGCTCGGCGGGGCGCTGGGCCTGGGCGAGGTGACGCTCGACGAGGCGGTGGGGCTCGCCGTGCTGCTGCAGATCGGCGGGGAGGCGGTCACCAACAACAGCGGGCAGATGTTCTACCTCCTGCTGACCCGCCCGGAGCTGGCCGAGCGGCTGCGGGCCGAGCCGGAGATCCGGCGGCAGGCCATCGACGAGCTGCTGCGCTACCTCCCGCACCGCAACGCGGTGGGGCTGTCCAGGATCGCCCTGGAGGACGTCGAGATCCAGGGGGTGCGGATCCGGGCGGGCGACGCGGTCTATGTGTCGTATCTGGCCGCCAACCGTGACCCGGGGGTCTTCCCCGACCCGGAGACGATCGACGTCGAGCGCTACCCGAACTCCCATGTGGCGTTCGGTTTCGGCCCGCACTACTGCCCGGGCGGGATGCTGGCGCGGCTGGAGTCCGAGCTGATGGTGGACGCCCTCCTCGACCGGGTGCCCGGGCTGCGTCTGTCCGTGGAGCCGGACCAGGTTCCCTTCCGGAAGGGCGCGTTGATCCGCGGGCCCGAAGCCCTGCCCGTGATGTGGTGA
- a CDS encoding 6-phosphofructokinase: MRIGVLTSGGDCPGLNAVIRSVVHRAVADHGDEVIGFRDGWKGLLECDYLKLDLDAVSGILARGGTVLGSSRVRPEHLRDGVERARGHVEELGLDGIIPIGGEGTLKAARLLADHGLPIVGVPKTIDNDIAVTDVTFGFDTAVGVATEALDRLKTTAESHQRVLIVEVMGRHTGWIALHSGTAAGAHAIVVPERPFDIEELAARVGERFSAGKRFAIVVAAEGAKPRPGTMDFDEGGKDIYGHERFAGIARQLSLELERRLGKEARPVILGHVQRGGTPTAYDRVLATRFGWHAVEAVHRGEFGRMTALRGTDIVTVPLADAVQTLKTVPPERYAEADCVL, encoded by the coding sequence ATGCGCATTGGTGTCCTCACGTCCGGCGGCGACTGCCCCGGCCTGAACGCCGTCATCCGGTCCGTCGTACACCGTGCCGTCGCCGACCACGGCGACGAGGTCATCGGCTTCCGGGACGGCTGGAAGGGCCTCCTGGAGTGCGACTACCTCAAGCTCGACCTCGACGCGGTGAGCGGCATCCTGGCTCGCGGCGGCACCGTCCTCGGCTCGTCCCGGGTCCGTCCCGAGCATCTGCGGGACGGCGTGGAGCGGGCCCGGGGCCATGTCGAGGAGCTCGGTCTCGACGGCATCATCCCGATCGGCGGTGAGGGCACGCTCAAGGCGGCCCGACTGCTGGCGGACCACGGCCTGCCGATCGTCGGCGTGCCCAAGACCATCGACAACGACATCGCCGTCACCGACGTCACCTTCGGCTTCGACACGGCCGTGGGCGTGGCCACCGAGGCGCTGGACCGGCTCAAGACGACCGCCGAGTCCCACCAGCGGGTGCTGATCGTGGAGGTCATGGGCCGCCACACCGGCTGGATCGCGCTGCACTCCGGCACGGCCGCCGGCGCCCATGCCATCGTGGTGCCGGAACGCCCCTTCGACATCGAGGAGTTGGCGGCGCGGGTCGGCGAGCGGTTCTCCGCCGGGAAGCGGTTCGCGATCGTCGTGGCCGCCGAGGGTGCCAAGCCCAGGCCGGGCACCATGGACTTCGACGAGGGCGGCAAGGACATCTACGGCCACGAGCGCTTCGCCGGCATCGCCCGCCAGCTCTCCCTGGAACTGGAACGGCGGCTCGGCAAGGAGGCGCGTCCGGTGATCCTCGGGCACGTCCAGCGCGGCGGCACCCCGACGGCGTACGACCGGGTGCTGGCCACCCGCTTCGGCTGGCACGCCGTGGAGGCCGTGCACCGCGGCGAGTTCGGCCGGATGACCGCGCTGCGCGGCACCGACATCGTGACGGTTCCGCTGGCGGACGCGGTGCAGACGCTGAAGACGGTGCCCCCGGAGCGGTACGCCGAGGCCGACTGCGTCCTGTGA
- a CDS encoding cupin domain-containing protein, with protein sequence MTAHGMAATDGAADEERTAVEGLFVPPGHGRVVQTPAQHVTFKVTGSHSRMASTFEVLVPPGFDVGAHVHTRSEELFYVLEGELDVLAFEPRIRTPDHWQKWESRSGTRVVRATPGTVIVVPPGCPHAFANPTETPAKMFFQASPPPDHERYFEELLEILGNGGPPDLAAIEELRRRYDIEQLTPLKHR encoded by the coding sequence ATGACGGCTCACGGCATGGCGGCGACCGACGGGGCGGCGGACGAGGAAAGGACGGCGGTCGAAGGGCTGTTCGTCCCGCCGGGGCACGGGCGGGTGGTTCAGACCCCGGCCCAGCATGTGACGTTCAAGGTGACCGGCTCCCACTCGCGCATGGCGTCCACCTTCGAGGTGCTGGTACCGCCGGGGTTCGATGTGGGCGCCCATGTGCACACGCGCAGCGAGGAGTTGTTCTATGTGCTGGAGGGCGAGTTGGACGTGCTCGCCTTCGAGCCGCGCATCCGGACCCCGGACCACTGGCAGAAGTGGGAGTCCCGCTCGGGCACCCGGGTGGTGCGGGCGACCCCGGGCACGGTCATCGTCGTACCGCCCGGCTGCCCGCACGCGTTCGCCAACCCGACGGAGACCCCGGCGAAGATGTTCTTCCAGGCGTCCCCGCCCCCGGACCACGAACGCTACTTCGAGGAACTGCTGGAGATCCTGGGCAACGGGGGCCCGCCGGACCTCGCGGCGATCGAGGAGCTGCGCAGGCGGTACGACATCGAGCAGCTGACGCCGCTGAAGCACCGGTAG
- a CDS encoding acyl-CoA dehydrogenase family protein — protein MAEFTMELNDEQKEVRDWLHGFAADVIRPAAAEWDEREETPWPVIQEAAKLGIYSLDFYAQQYFDPTGLGIPLTMEELFWGDAGIALSIVGTGLAAVGVLANGTDEQIGTWIPQMYGDPQDVKVAAFCSSEPDAGSDVAALRTRAVYDEAGDEWMINGTKTWATNGGIAGVHVVVAAVDPELGPRGHASFIVPPNTPGLSQGQKFRKHGIRASHTAEVVLDDVRVPGSCLLGGKEKLDERLARARERARTAGPGERVKNAAMATFEASRPAVGAMAVGTARAAYEVALDYAGTREQFGRPIIDNQGVAFQLADMRTRIDAARLLVWRASWMAVNGRPFTAAEGSMSKLFASETAKEVTAQAIQILGGNGYTREYPVERMHRDAAIYTIFEGTSEIQRLVIARTLSGMPIR, from the coding sequence ATGGCCGAGTTCACCATGGAGCTCAACGACGAACAGAAGGAGGTCCGCGACTGGCTGCACGGTTTCGCCGCCGATGTGATCCGCCCCGCGGCCGCCGAATGGGACGAGCGTGAGGAGACTCCCTGGCCGGTCATCCAGGAGGCCGCGAAGCTCGGCATCTACTCCCTGGACTTCTACGCCCAGCAGTACTTCGACCCCACCGGGCTCGGAATACCCCTGACCATGGAGGAGTTGTTCTGGGGCGACGCGGGCATCGCGCTGTCCATCGTCGGAACCGGGCTCGCCGCCGTCGGCGTCCTCGCCAACGGCACCGACGAGCAGATCGGCACCTGGATCCCCCAGATGTACGGCGACCCCCAGGACGTCAAGGTGGCCGCCTTCTGCTCCTCCGAACCCGACGCCGGTTCCGATGTGGCCGCCCTGCGCACCCGCGCCGTGTACGACGAGGCCGGGGACGAGTGGATGATCAACGGCACCAAGACCTGGGCGACCAACGGCGGCATCGCGGGCGTCCATGTCGTGGTGGCCGCCGTGGACCCCGAGCTCGGCCCCAGGGGCCATGCCTCCTTCATCGTCCCCCCGAACACCCCGGGCCTGTCCCAGGGGCAGAAGTTCCGCAAGCACGGCATCCGCGCCTCGCACACCGCCGAGGTGGTCCTCGACGACGTCCGGGTCCCCGGCTCCTGTCTGCTCGGCGGCAAGGAGAAGCTGGACGAACGGCTGGCCCGGGCCCGGGAGCGGGCGAGGACCGCCGGCCCGGGGGAGCGGGTGAAGAACGCGGCCATGGCCACCTTCGAGGCCTCCCGCCCGGCCGTGGGCGCGATGGCCGTGGGGACCGCCCGCGCCGCGTACGAGGTGGCCCTCGACTACGCCGGGACCCGGGAGCAGTTCGGACGACCGATCATCGACAACCAGGGCGTCGCCTTCCAGCTCGCGGACATGCGCACCCGGATCGACGCGGCGCGGCTGCTGGTGTGGCGGGCCTCCTGGATGGCGGTCAACGGCAGGCCGTTCACCGCGGCCGAGGGGTCGATGTCCAAGCTGTTCGCCAGCGAGACCGCCAAGGAGGTCACGGCCCAGGCGATACAGATCCTCGGGGGCAACGGCTACACCCGTGAGTACCCGGTGGAGCGGATGCACCGTGACGCGGCGATTTATACGATCTTCGAAGGCACCAGCGAGATCCAGCGGCTGGTGATCGCCCGTACGCTGTCGGGAATGCCCATCCGCTAG
- a CDS encoding Mur ligase family protein — MAGNSDPLTPRAKLAVTAGKAVAAASRAAGRGSGSVIGGRVALKLDPDLLARLAQNLDVTLVSATNGKTTTTRLIAEALGAAGPVVSNALGANMPAGITSALAGGSEAKFGVIEVDEKYLAGVARDTDPKCIALLNLSRDQLDRAAETRMLAENWREGLSGTKAVIVANADDPLVVWAASSSPNVIWVAAGQMWKDDAWSCPSCGGVMQRPGDDWFCGECGFRRPTPSWALSGDHVLDPHGSAWPIHLQLPGRANKANAASSAAVAAVFGVPPQVALERMYQVQAVAGRYDVVQFKERDLRLLLAKNPAGWLETFSLIDPPPTPVILSVNARGADGTDTSWLWDVDYTRLTGHPIFVLGDRKLDLAVRLEVANQSFQVCETLDEAVQLAPPGRIEVIANYTAFQDLRRRVGN; from the coding sequence ATGGCAGGCAACTCGGACCCGCTGACGCCACGGGCCAAGCTGGCCGTGACCGCGGGCAAGGCGGTCGCTGCGGCATCACGGGCCGCGGGACGCGGCAGCGGATCAGTGATCGGCGGCCGGGTGGCACTCAAACTCGACCCCGATCTGCTCGCCCGGCTCGCCCAGAACCTGGACGTGACCCTGGTCTCGGCGACCAACGGAAAGACCACGACCACCCGGCTGATCGCCGAGGCGCTGGGCGCCGCGGGCCCGGTGGTGTCCAACGCGCTCGGCGCCAATATGCCCGCCGGCATCACCTCGGCGCTGGCCGGCGGCTCCGAGGCCAAGTTCGGTGTGATCGAGGTGGACGAGAAGTACCTCGCCGGCGTCGCCCGGGACACCGACCCGAAGTGCATCGCGCTGCTCAACCTCTCCCGCGACCAGCTCGACCGCGCCGCCGAGACCCGGATGCTCGCCGAGAACTGGCGTGAGGGTCTGTCCGGCACCAAGGCCGTGATCGTGGCCAACGCGGACGACCCGCTGGTGGTGTGGGCCGCGTCCTCCTCGCCCAATGTGATCTGGGTCGCAGCCGGGCAGATGTGGAAGGACGACGCCTGGTCGTGCCCGTCCTGCGGCGGTGTGATGCAGCGCCCCGGCGACGACTGGTTCTGCGGCGAGTGCGGATTCCGCCGGCCGACCCCGTCATGGGCGCTCTCCGGCGACCATGTCCTGGACCCGCACGGCTCCGCCTGGCCCATCCACCTCCAGCTGCCGGGCCGCGCCAACAAGGCCAACGCCGCCAGCTCGGCCGCGGTCGCCGCCGTGTTCGGGGTGCCCCCGCAGGTGGCCCTGGAGCGGATGTACCAGGTGCAGGCCGTGGCGGGACGCTATGACGTGGTCCAGTTCAAGGAGCGCGACCTGCGTCTGCTGCTGGCGAAGAACCCGGCCGGCTGGCTGGAGACGTTCTCGCTGATCGACCCGCCGCCGACCCCGGTGATCCTCTCGGTGAACGCGCGCGGCGCGGACGGCACCGACACCTCCTGGCTGTGGGACGTCGACTACACGCGGCTGACCGGGCACCCGATCTTCGTCCTCGGCGACCGGAAGCTGGACCTCGCCGTGCGTCTGGAGGTCGCCAACCAGTCCTTCCAGGTCTGCGAGACCCTCGACGAGGCCGTCCAGCTCGCCCCGCCGGGCCGGATCGAGGTCATCGCGAACTACACCGCGTTCCAGGACCTGCGCCGCCGCGTCGGCAACTGA
- a CDS encoding cytochrome c oxidase assembly protein, translating into MDHSGHGMTMDLPPFTLGRGLEWSTDPFFLVACVAGLVLYGWGVARLVRRGDKWPVGRTVAYVIGVLTVMLVMCTKLNDYGMVMFSVHMVQHMVISMLSPILILLGAPITLALRALPTAGRGRRGPRELLLMLLHSRYMQVITHPVFTIPMFIASLYGLYFTPLFDFLMESRTGHIVMMVHFLAVGLSFFWPIMGVDPGPHRPGHLMRMLELFAGMPFHAFFGIALMMASTPMIGTYLHPPASLGVDPLTDQSAAGGIAWAFSEIPSVLVLLALLFQWHGSEQRQAKRKDRAADRDGDKELEAYNAYLASLNARSN; encoded by the coding sequence ATGGATCACAGCGGGCACGGCATGACCATGGATCTGCCGCCGTTCACGCTGGGGCGGGGTCTCGAATGGTCCACGGACCCCTTCTTCCTCGTGGCCTGCGTGGCCGGACTGGTCCTGTACGGATGGGGGGTCGCCCGGCTGGTGCGCCGCGGCGACAAGTGGCCGGTGGGCCGCACGGTCGCCTATGTCATCGGTGTGCTCACGGTGATGCTGGTGATGTGCACCAAGCTGAACGACTACGGCATGGTCATGTTCAGCGTGCACATGGTGCAGCACATGGTGATCAGCATGCTGTCGCCGATCCTGATCCTGCTCGGCGCGCCGATCACCCTGGCGCTGCGTGCGCTGCCGACCGCGGGCCGCGGCCGCCGGGGGCCGCGGGAACTGCTGCTGATGCTGCTGCACAGCCGCTATATGCAGGTGATCACCCACCCGGTGTTCACCATCCCGATGTTCATCGCGAGCCTCTACGGTCTCTACTTCACCCCGCTGTTCGACTTCCTGATGGAGTCCAGGACCGGGCACATCGTGATGATGGTGCACTTCCTCGCCGTCGGCCTGTCGTTCTTCTGGCCGATCATGGGCGTGGACCCGGGACCGCACCGCCCCGGTCATCTGATGCGGATGCTGGAGCTGTTCGCGGGCATGCCCTTCCACGCCTTCTTCGGTATCGCGCTGATGATGGCGTCCACACCGATGATCGGCACCTATCTGCACCCGCCGGCCTCGCTCGGCGTCGACCCCCTGACGGACCAGTCCGCGGCGGGCGGCATCGCCTGGGCGTTCAGTGAGATCCCGTCCGTGCTGGTGCTGCTGGCGCTGCTCTTCCAGTGGCACGGCTCCGAGCAGCGGCAGGCCAAGCGGAAGGACCGTGCCGCCGACCGGGACGGCGACAAGGAGCTGGAGGCGTACAACGCCTATCTGGCCTCGCTCAACGCCCGCAGCAACTGA
- a CDS encoding type 1 glutamine amidotransferase, with protein MSDNSLRLVWIYPDLLSTYGDQGNALVVERRARQRGLDVARLDVRSDQPIPTSGDIYLIGGGEDRPQRLAAERLRRDGGLHRAVENGAIVFSVCAGYQILGHEFVNDLGEREPGLGLLDVVSVRGEGERCVGDVLADIDARLGLPALTGFENHQGVTHLGPSARPFAQVKLGRGNGTGDGTEGAYNDTVFGTYMHGPVLARNPLIADLLLKLALDVNALPPTDDQWYEALRTERIASAQQPS; from the coding sequence ATGAGTGACAACAGCCTGCGGCTGGTGTGGATCTACCCGGACCTGCTGAGCACCTACGGCGACCAGGGCAATGCGCTGGTCGTGGAGCGCCGGGCCCGCCAGCGCGGCCTCGACGTGGCCCGCCTGGACGTCCGCAGCGACCAGCCGATCCCCACCTCCGGCGACATCTATCTGATCGGCGGCGGCGAGGACCGTCCGCAGCGGCTCGCGGCCGAGCGGCTGCGCCGTGACGGCGGTCTGCACCGGGCCGTCGAGAACGGTGCGATCGTCTTCTCGGTCTGCGCCGGCTACCAGATCCTGGGCCATGAGTTCGTCAACGACCTCGGTGAGCGCGAGCCCGGCCTCGGACTGCTCGATGTGGTCTCGGTGCGCGGTGAGGGCGAGCGTTGCGTCGGCGACGTCCTCGCGGACATCGACGCGCGCCTGGGCCTGCCCGCGCTCACCGGCTTCGAGAACCACCAGGGCGTGACCCACCTGGGCCCGTCCGCCCGCCCCTTCGCCCAGGTGAAGCTCGGCCGGGGCAACGGCACGGGCGACGGCACCGAGGGCGCGTACAACGACACGGTGTTCGGCACCTACATGCACGGGCCCGTGCTCGCCCGCAACCCGCTGATCGCCGATCTGCTGCTGAAGCTGGCGCTCGATGTGAACGCGCTTCCGCCGACCGACGACCAGTGGTACGAGGCGCTGCGCACCGAGCGCATCGCGTCCGCCCAGCAGCCCTCTTAG